In Candidatus Methylacidiphilales bacterium, the following are encoded in one genomic region:
- the fsa gene encoding fructose-6-phosphate aldolase produces the protein MKIFIDSADLGQIREAVAMGIIDGVTTNPSLVAQSGKPFRQLIEEIAALVDGPISAEIVSLTAPEMIKEGEAIASWHKNIVIKVPLIPEGLKAVRHFTDKGIPTNVTLCFSANQALLAAKAGATYISPFVGRLDDIGHDGMELINDIRTIYDNYGFTTEILTASVRSPLHFYRAAKIGSDVITAPWSVLQQIFKHPLTDIGLKKFLDDWTKAQK, from the coding sequence ATGAAGATCTTTATAGACTCAGCCGACCTTGGTCAGATCCGCGAAGCCGTGGCCATGGGCATTATTGACGGCGTCACGACGAATCCATCTCTTGTCGCCCAAAGTGGAAAACCGTTTCGTCAGCTTATCGAAGAAATCGCTGCTCTGGTAGATGGTCCGATCAGCGCAGAAATAGTAAGCCTGACCGCCCCAGAAATGATCAAGGAAGGCGAGGCGATTGCGAGTTGGCACAAAAATATTGTTATCAAGGTGCCCCTGATTCCCGAAGGCTTAAAGGCCGTCCGTCATTTTACAGACAAGGGTATTCCCACCAACGTCACACTTTGCTTTTCAGCTAACCAAGCACTTTTAGCGGCAAAAGCTGGAGCGACCTACATCAGTCCATTTGTAGGACGGCTTGATGATATAGGCCACGACGGCATGGAGTTGATCAACGATATCCGCACTATTTACGACAACTATGGATTTACGACTGAAATCCTCACAGCCTCAGTTCGCTCTCCTCTACACTTTTATCGTGCCGCAAAAATTGGCAGTGATGTCATCACGGCACCGTGGTCAGTGCTTCAACAAATCTTCAAACATCCACTCACAGACATTGGGTTAAAGAAATTTCTGGACGATTGGACAAAGGCTCAAAAGTAA
- a CDS encoding glucose-6-phosphate isomerase: protein MKIGITYDFNGLRSERIGATHGITPKEWEALKPRLVAAHRAILQLRQSQQIGFLDLPYDLALADHISKIAKKIRNKFDTFVVIGIGGSALGNIALHTALRHPYHNEISWKKRGKVPTIHVPDNIDPDRLAGLLDTLDLKKTFFNVISKSGDTVEIMSIFMWIKELLFKKLGPKKARRHFLITTDPQHGSLRAIAEVEGFETLPIPSNVGGRFSVLSAVGLLSASVSGIDIHDLLSGAAAMERACMTAKSPEKNPALTAAGYHYLMHTAKNKNIQIMMPYAHALKDIADWFRQLWAESLGKAHNRKGQKIYTGQTPCKSLGVTDQHSQLQLYMEGPYDKVITFLSTEKFHHRIYIPETMTYQTSIQYLAGHTLNELLEAEYTATQLALQNAQRPTCAIKLSEISPRTVGALLMLLELQTAYAGELYDINAFDQPGVEAGKQYAYGLMGREGYEAKAKEVTQAPKPKSEFLISL from the coding sequence ATGAAAATAGGCATCACTTATGATTTCAACGGTCTTCGATCTGAACGGATCGGCGCCACCCATGGCATCACGCCAAAAGAATGGGAAGCCCTGAAGCCTCGACTTGTCGCAGCACACAGGGCCATACTCCAGCTTCGGCAGTCTCAACAAATTGGATTTTTAGATTTACCCTACGACTTAGCCCTTGCCGACCATATTTCTAAAATTGCAAAAAAGATTCGCAACAAGTTCGACACTTTCGTTGTTATCGGAATCGGGGGTTCAGCACTCGGTAATATCGCTCTACATACCGCACTTCGACATCCGTATCACAACGAAATCTCATGGAAGAAACGTGGCAAAGTCCCAACCATACACGTTCCCGACAATATCGATCCAGATCGCCTGGCAGGCCTTCTTGACACTCTCGACCTCAAGAAAACCTTCTTCAACGTCATCAGCAAATCGGGCGACACTGTTGAAATCATGTCTATTTTCATGTGGATAAAGGAACTCCTCTTCAAAAAACTCGGGCCTAAAAAAGCACGCCGCCATTTTCTGATCACAACAGATCCCCAGCATGGCTCGCTTCGAGCGATCGCAGAAGTTGAAGGATTTGAAACGCTGCCTATTCCTTCCAACGTAGGAGGCCGCTTCTCAGTCCTTAGCGCAGTTGGTCTCCTCTCAGCTTCTGTTAGCGGCATTGACATCCACGATCTACTGTCTGGCGCTGCCGCAATGGAGCGTGCATGCATGACTGCCAAATCTCCCGAAAAAAATCCCGCACTCACTGCGGCGGGGTATCACTATCTCATGCACACAGCTAAAAACAAAAATATCCAAATCATGATGCCTTACGCTCACGCTCTGAAAGATATCGCAGATTGGTTCCGTCAACTTTGGGCAGAAAGTCTCGGCAAAGCCCATAACCGAAAAGGTCAAAAGATATATACTGGACAGACCCCTTGCAAATCCCTCGGCGTTACTGATCAACACTCTCAACTCCAGCTTTATATGGAAGGTCCCTACGACAAGGTAATAACGTTTCTCTCCACAGAAAAGTTTCATCACCGCATATACATTCCAGAGACTATGACTTACCAGACCTCCATCCAATACCTTGCCGGACACACGCTGAATGAGCTCCTAGAGGCAGAATACACCGCTACGCAACTCGCGCTTCAAAATGCTCAACGTCCTACCTGCGCAATAAAACTTTCAGAAATTTCACCTCGCACAGTCGGCGCGCTGCTTATGCTTCTGGAGTTACAAACCGCTTACGCGGGCGAGCTTTACGACATAAATGCCTTTGATCAGCCGGGTGTAGAAGCGGGAAAGCAGTATGCCTACGGCCTCATGGGGCGCGAAGGATATGAAGCTAAAGCTAAAGAAGTCACTCAAGCACCTAAACCCAAAAGCGAATTTTTAATCTCACTCTAG